One genomic region from Candidatus Xiphinematobacter sp. encodes:
- the treZ gene encoding malto-oligosyltrehalose trehalohydrolase: protein MVRVKIHTLCGEGTRILPLQRNSKGFHTGLDQGGQAGDAYFYCLDLEGRTGYYPDPASRAQQIDVHGPSLVVDPKKFSWSDSGWRRPPFRDLIIYELHVGTFTLEGTFLGACERFSLLKELGITAVEIMPVADFPGRRNWGYDGVLPYAPARCYGTPDDFRALVNCAHLHGLAVILDVVYSHLGPSGNYFSRFTPYYFNPQHHTPWGDSINFDSEMSGPVREFFLRNLLYWMEEFHVDGFRLDATHEIRDSSRTHILSEMSEAVHRNNGYMIAEDERNLESLLGNRSEGGMGFDGVWADDFHHTLRITQTAEQSSYFADFDGSLTEVLSVLENGWLYQGQISRRTGSSRGTPCRHLPPSQFVHCISNHDQVGNRALGERLSQQISPPAYRALSALLCLSPYTPLLFMGQEWAASTPFLYFTDHDTEMGRKVTEGRKREFFGFQKFLDMCGQKIPDPQMEESFLRSKLQWCESQEDKHAEVRSLYAACLRLRRRVLPIPTTRENWSIHRLPWGAGAICYGGERADCLVVFDLMGGHTGNFDSDGRKWSLVFSTEEKRFGGKGGIEYIPSEGRIAFLEKGLVVLFSRVSQEQESLR from the coding sequence TTGGTCCGGGTAAAAATTCATACCTTATGCGGGGAGGGGACGCGCATCCTTCCACTTCAGCGGAATAGTAAGGGGTTCCATACAGGATTAGATCAAGGAGGGCAAGCAGGGGACGCCTACTTCTATTGTCTAGATCTAGAAGGGAGGACTGGGTATTACCCGGATCCAGCCTCTCGTGCTCAACAGATAGATGTACACGGTCCTTCCCTAGTAGTAGATCCCAAGAAATTTTCTTGGTCAGATAGTGGCTGGCGCCGCCCCCCTTTTAGGGACCTCATAATTTACGAGCTACACGTTGGCACCTTCACTCTGGAGGGAACGTTTCTGGGTGCATGTGAGCGTTTTTCCCTATTGAAAGAACTGGGAATTACGGCTGTAGAGATCATGCCGGTTGCCGACTTTCCTGGAAGAAGAAACTGGGGATACGATGGTGTCCTTCCCTACGCTCCCGCAAGGTGCTATGGGACGCCCGACGATTTTCGCGCATTAGTTAACTGCGCACACCTACATGGCCTCGCCGTAATTCTAGACGTGGTCTACAGTCACCTCGGGCCATCCGGAAACTATTTTTCTCGCTTCACCCCATACTACTTCAACCCACAACATCACACCCCCTGGGGGGACTCTATAAATTTTGACTCAGAAATGTCTGGTCCTGTCCGCGAGTTTTTTTTACGCAATCTTCTCTACTGGATGGAAGAATTTCACGTTGATGGGTTTCGATTGGATGCTACACACGAGATACGGGACAGTTCCCGGACTCACATCCTCAGCGAAATGTCAGAGGCGGTCCACAGAAACAACGGCTACATGATAGCGGAGGACGAACGCAATCTCGAGTCCTTACTCGGCAACCGTTCAGAAGGAGGTATGGGGTTTGATGGGGTTTGGGCAGACGATTTCCATCACACGTTACGAATAACTCAGACGGCTGAACAATCCTCCTATTTTGCCGATTTTGACGGCTCGCTCACGGAAGTCCTTTCTGTCCTGGAAAATGGATGGCTGTATCAGGGGCAAATTTCACGGCGCACCGGCTCCTCTCGAGGAACACCATGCCGCCACTTACCTCCAAGTCAATTTGTACACTGCATCTCCAACCATGATCAGGTCGGGAACCGGGCGCTAGGGGAGCGCTTATCTCAGCAAATCTCTCCCCCAGCGTATCGTGCTCTTTCCGCTCTGCTCTGCCTCTCCCCTTATACTCCTCTCTTGTTTATGGGGCAGGAGTGGGCTGCATCTACTCCATTTCTCTATTTTACCGACCACGACACAGAAATGGGAAGGAAAGTTACAGAGGGGCGGAAGAGGGAGTTTTTTGGGTTCCAGAAGTTCTTAGATATGTGTGGGCAAAAAATTCCTGACCCTCAGATGGAAGAATCCTTCCTAAGATCAAAGCTGCAATGGTGCGAATCTCAAGAAGACAAACACGCAGAAGTACGCTCTCTTTATGCCGCGTGCCTTCGTCTGCGCCGCCGTGTCCTCCCCATCCCTACTACAAGAGAAAACTGGAGCATCCATCGCCTGCCTTGGGGAGCTGGGGCAATCTGTTATGGAGGAGAGAGAGCTGACTGCTTAGTGGTCTTTGATCTTATGGGAGGGCATACAGGAAACTTCGACTCTGATGGAAGAAAGTGGTCACTCGTTTTTTCTACGGAGGAAAAACGTTTTGGAGGTAAAGGTGGCATAGAGTATATCCCTTCAGAAGGAAGAATCGCCTTCCTGGAAAAGGGGCTGGTGGTACTCTTTTCTCGTGTGAGTCAGGAGCAGGAATCTCTACGGTAG